The genomic segment aaaataaaacaacaatcaCGTGCAAATCAGAAAAACTTGCtacatacacattttattttgaaaggctcttgtattttctctctattcttctcttcacttcctgttacTGAAACGTGATATACTCACTTTACTGCAGTGAACTATGTTTAAACTGATCGGCTTCTTTATAAAAATCCTGAGTGTAAAACGAGTTTGAAGTGAATAAGTGCCCATTAGAAGGACAGCATATAACACAGACGATTATTTGCATTTAGTTTCAAACTGtagtaacattttattcattaaattCATCAAAGATATTTGAAACTAAAAACCATCTAAACAATATTTACaagtttaaaatatttaaaggtTATTTAAAGGTCCTGCACAGCTAAAGTTAACCCACCAGGTGATTTTAATCTAAatctaatatctaatatttCTCAGGACTGTTGGTGAGTGCAGAcggcttgattgacatctcaaGGTGAACAAGTTAgtacaaatatattattatagtatttcaGGTCtctaaaaaatattcaaatgaaataatctGAAGTAACAACaccaagagtctgcagccatgctttgagctaaaggctaacatcagtgtgctaacatgctcacaatgacaatgctaacatgctgttgtgcaggtataatgtttaccatgttcactgtcttagtttagcatcttagcatgctaTTTGCTAATAAGTGATGAACTCAAGTGCAGCTgagtattggacaaattcaaacgctgacctgatgatggcgctagatggaaagtGAAGAGTTTTAAAGCTGGTAGAATTTATCTTCTGAACGTCTGAatcagatttcatggcaatagttactgagacatttcactctaaaccacaaatgttgacctcatggtggcgctaggcGGAAAGCCAgagggattcatcctctggggaacatgtcATGAccatccatccagcagctgctgagatatttcagttggGATCTTGTCGTCCGTAGAGCCGTGCTTCTGTCGTGAGTTCActttgcatcattttaaaagGTGACAAGACAAAACGCTTGGAAACCTCGATGCTGGTGAACACATCTTTCTGCCAACTCACCTGCTCTGCTCTGGAAATCCAACCAGCAACCTCATGACCTGCCTCAGGTCACCTGGTGAGTCATCCAGACAGAAAGTTTGGAAAAGTTTAGTTGTACCTTTCCTCCAATGACATCGAGTCTCAGCTTCCAACTGTCACCCTGAATGTATTCCAATACGTTAATGAATATTCATTGACCCTCATTAGCATACTGTTCAGGATATTAGCATAGCCAGTGacacaaacatcagcgtgagGGGAGCAGATGAATCAGAGGGCGCGCAGAGAACGAGTGGGCAGACCGGGTCCCGGAGGGGACAGCAGGTCAGCATTCATTACTTTCATCGAGGGGACGGGTCACGGAAGACACAGGAAGGCCTGACAGGGAGAGGTAGCAGCAAAGAGAGTAAAGAGAAGTCTCATGGAGCCGTGGAGCAGCTGGAGCCAAGGAACCACAGCATTTatcaacatttttcaaacattttcagacacaTTGAATCTGTTAGCTGTGACCGGAGGCATTATGCTTTTTCTCGTGAACATAATATATCAGGAACGCCtcgagggaatttcttcaaattcgGCGCAAACGACTGATTAGgatttggtggtcaaaggtcaaaggtcaaggtcactgtgacctcaaaatgactttgacaaacacattaactcaagaattgatgcgATGATTATGACAGAATTTCTCACAGATGTTTGATGAGATACAACGATGAAGTGATTTTAATCCACAAGGTCAAAGGtgaacttcactgtgacatcataacgtcctggaaaaacacttcttttggccattattcatcCCCAtcactcaggaacagaagggatTGAGATTGTGTCCATATTTCACAGCTGGTCAGACACAGAATAGACCATATtcacacggcggccattttcctcaTACATGTGTGTCATCACTATGGTGATAACTTACATTTAGACAAAAAATACccattcactacatatattacatgAGTCTGGACAGAATGTTGTATTTCATATATTGGTATATTTCAATGTAttgcagatgaagaaaaaatatttctttcttgcaACAAATAAGAAAGTAACTGAAGCAGTGACCAGGAAgtcattatttatattttatatattttatttatagtgtTTGATGATTTTACattatttcagatttttataccaaatataatgtaaaattatGGTAttctggaaaaataaaacatcgcTAAATTTGTGTGAATTAGAAAAGCCAGAAGTGGTGCTGAATGAGGAGCTGGCTCTTATTGCTGAGCCGAGCCCAGTGATCCGGATCACTAAAACGAGCCGGATTTCCCATCACTGTATTGTACACTGaatctgtgtactgtgtacttcATTAACTGACTGTTATACCTCCCCAGATCTCCGTGACACTGTGTGTAGAAGAAACACGGAGTTGGAAAGATGGACATCCCTCTGACATGACTAATGATTCCTAATGAACTCGTGGGTTGTTATGTGGAAATCACTTGTGACCCTCCAGTTAcagttaccacacacacacacacacaaagaggcaaATGCCGTCATGCTGCCGTGAGGTGCCGGGTAAGATGAGGCTCTGAAATGCACATGTGCTCAAAGATAAAGCCCATGCATTTTTCATGGTGGACGCGGCAGCTTTGCTCCTCTGATATGACAATGAGCGCTTATCGTCCCGTGTGCTCAGCTGGGCGTGCGACCAcgggcacaaacacactctgcgCCTCGCTCGCTGGAGCAGATTCAGCTCTgaactgcaggaaacacaatgcACCTGTTATAAAGATGGTgattatcattatattatatcacTTAAAAATAAAGGTTCATATGACATCCACCTTCTGTTAATGGCTGCCACCGGATGCATGTTGCAGGGTCGCAGTTCACATTAGTTGATCTTTGCTTGCGCAGTATTCAGTAGAACTCAGGGAGGGATAGGCTGAGGCGGTATAGCTTGCACAGCTGCTCAGGTGCAGACTGAATTCCTTGTCTGTTAGCTCCACTGAAAATGATGGCTTGTCTGTGAAATGTCTTACACCGTGGCTGTGAACGCTAACTCGTCGACTTACAGCGGTTGCAAAGGATCACCTGAAAGCTAATAGCAGTTCCACATTTGACAGTGATTCTTCAGTAAATCACTGTTGACCAGGTCTGTTTGGGCGTTCATCTGTTCACAAATCTAATATTAATTatcctcctgacacacacaaaagcatccCTGCCTAGTTTAAACAAGACTTTGAGGCTCTACTTCAGCACAGTGGTACTTTGagctacagtgcatccggaaagtattcacggcgcttcactttttccacattttgttatgttacacccttattccaaaatggattaaattaatttttttccgcaaaattctacacacaacaccccataatgacaatgtgaaaaaagtttttttgaaatttttgcaaatttattaaaaataaaaaactaagaaatcacatgtacataagtattcacagcctttgccatgaagctcaaaattgagctcaggtgcatcctgtttccactgatcatccttgagatgtttctgcagcttaattggagtccacctgtggtaaattcagttgattggacatgatttggaaaggcacacacctgtctatataaggtcccacagttgacagtgcatgtcagagcacaaaccaagcatgaagtcaaaggaattgtctgtagacctccgagacaggattgtctcgaggcacaaatctggggaaggttacagaaaaatttctgctgctttgaaggtcccaatgagcacagtggcctccatcatccgtaagtggaagaagttcggaaccaccaggactcttcctagagctggccggccatctaaactgagtaatcgggggagaagggccttagtcagggaggtgaccaagaacccgatggtcactctgtcagagctccagagttcctctgtggagagaggagaaccttccagaaggacaaccatctctgcagcaatccaccaatcaggcctgtatggtagagtggccagacggaagccactccttagtaaaaggcacatagcagcccgcctggagtttgccaaaaggcacctgaaggactctcagaccatgagaaacaaaattctctggtctgatgagacaaagattgaactctttgatgtgaatgccaggcgtcacgtttggaggaaaccaggcaccgctcatcaccaggccaataccatccctacagtgaagcatggtggtggcagcatcatgctgtggggatgtttttcagcggcaggaactgggagactagtcaggatagaaggaaagatgaatgcagcaaagtacagagacatcctggatgaaaacctgctccagagcgctcttgacctcagactggggcgacggtttatctttcagcaggacaacgaccctaagcacacagccaagatatcaaaggagtggcttcaggacaactctgtgaatgtccttgagtggcccagccagagcccagacttgaatccgattgaacatctctggagagatctgaaaatggctgtgcaccgacgcttcccatccaacctgatggagcttgagaggtgctgcaaagaggaatgggtgaaactgcccaaagataggtgtgccaagcttgtggcatcatattcaaaaagacttgaggctgtaattgctgccaaaggtgcatcaacaaagtattgagcaaaggctgtgaatacttatgtacatgtgatttctcaggttttttatttttaataaatttgcaaaaatctcaaaaaaacttttttcacattgtcattatggggtgttgtgtgtagaattttgaggaaaaaaatgaatttaatccattttggtataaggctgcaacataacaaaatgtggaaaaagtgaagcgccgtgaatactttccggatgcactgtaaatgcTAACAGCCTGATAATGCCaccatgttgatgtttagcaggtataatgctgACCATTgggctaacatgctaatatttgctaacaCTGAACATAAAGTActgatgaggatgatgggaatgttattagttttggaGCTGATGGTGACACTAGATTAGCATACTTTTAACCCTCAGTTCACACTAAGGTTATATAATAGTGATACTGTTCAcaccattaaaagaaaaacctttCAAGAATTTATAAATCCTGAATCCCAACCAGCTCCAGGTGTGCTGTTCTGTgcccgacctctgacctctgaggtAGGTGATTAATGTTatattactgtgtgtctgagtgaaCAAAAGAGGAGCCCATCTTTTAATGCCAGAAGGTGGAGTGGGAGTTTATAGCCCTGAGTTTAGCCTCTCAGGCTGTGGACGGCCCCCGAGACCCTCCACCAATCACGCATCACTGGACTAACCATGAAGTTACATGCAagattatataataataataataatgaataaatgctACTGAAAACAAGGCTGACCATAATATTGGGTAACAAtgataacagcaacaacaacaacaacaacataaactaaacaaataaaataaagataataaaataaaacaaacaaaataaataaatttaaaaaaataataatttgaaatataaaatacaattataaaatgaaataaaaataactgaaaaataaaaaatattactCCTCGTATTGCTACAGTGCAGACAAATATTATTACttacatgttgttttgtttttattattattatttatatatttatatactgtgcatgaaattatttaaactgtttttaCTGGGCGGCGTGGTGGCTGGtaaaagctggttagagcgggtcgggggttcgatccccggctgtcCCCGTCacgtcgaagtgtccttgagcaagacactgaaccctaagttgctcccgatggagaccagcaccttgcatggcagctcggctgccatcggtgtgtgaatgtgtgagtgaacgtgtgaatgagacttagctgtaaagcgctttgggaaccgtgaaggttgaaaagctatataagtgagatcatttaccatttttaaAAGCATATGGAGAATATTCTTATAATTTTTAGGGATTCGTTTAGAACATATTTGAGCATGTGTGCCatgtaatccccccccccccccgtgtgttTTATCTCTTTATGTTTGAGTGTGAGTGACAGATAATAACTCACCTCAGAGACGAGTGGCTTCAGGCACAAAGCTACTCGTTACTGTCAGTATCTCATTAAAACAGACACGGCCTGGTAGCTCAGCTGCCTTTAATGAGCTCTTTGCCTGATCGCTGTCACCCTGAGCGCAGGCAGCCATCTATCCAACTCCCCCGAATGGAACAGCTCACTCAGCCGAAATGAAGCCTGACACGACCTTCAAGGGCACAGCAGAGCGCAGGCTCGCCTAAAACTCTCTCCAGTCACTCTCTCTGACCTTCGACGGGACACAGTCTGCaaaatctgctgctgtgtcGCCGtgctctgcagaggaaacaaacatgcacagcaCACAGAGCATGACCTATGACCTTTAGACCTTTTACAAATCATTTTCAGTACTTTTATCCCTGATTTATCTGGCCGGCCCACTAAAAACTAAACTTAACCTCTTCCCTGAAAATACATTAATATCCAAAAAGTTCTGCAGCAGGCACAAATACAAGTACTGTCTAAAACTACGTTACCCCGGCAACAATACTGTACCTGTGCCTGATCACCATTAGCACACTTAAAGTAAGTCTCTTTACCTGTGCCCTGATGACGTGAATGCTCCACCTGGTGCCTGGAGGTGTAAATGcatataaaaagacaaacaaatgcatAAAGTACAGATAAAATTTGTCACTTCAATTGGCTTCTTACCTTGCGGGCAGCCAGGTTTTGCGAagctaatgctaagctaactaatGCGCATTTGCAAATGCTagcatattaaaacaaaaactgagatggtgaacatggtaaacattatacaatATGCTAGCATTGCcatggtgaacatgttagcatgctgacgttagcatttagctcaaagcacataAACAGAGTTTACGTTTATTACTTCATCTCAGATTTCTCTGGTTCTGTGATTTGACCATCTTTCATGCcaataaaacctttttgaaTTGATCAGTACGACTTCAGTGAGACAGTGACTGTTGTATATGTTACCATTTGATTATATCCAGTACGTGTTGCATAGGTAGGGAAGTATTTAGagcatttacttaagtaaaagtactaataccacactgtgaaaatactccactacaagtaaaagttctgcatttaAAACCTTCCTTCAGTAAAAGTTTGTAAGTACTGCAACAATCAGCaacatgtacttaaagtactcatgtcgcagtaaaatgttccctgtcagtgtttctcttgTGGTgattttcactggacaggaagggaCAGCATGAAGAAGctgccagataaatgtagtgcagtaaaaagtagatagatagatagatagatagtttatttttctacatcCTGTAGatacataaaaatgattaaggaacaaacacaacaacacagccatCCAGCAGAAAGATGGTGGTAGAGGACGAGAGAGACACTGCAGTTATGTTTTGAGGTGTATAGAAACATCAGAGctgtgagacaaagagacagagagatatagatagatagagaaaGATGGGAGtctatgttttattcatctctGGTTAAGTGCCAGTGAGAGCTGCAGTAAAACTGCTGGATGAAACATTCAGACGTCCTGTTACCTGCAACATGGCCGACCCACAGAGCTGCTCCATGTGTCTGTGATTAATCAATAACCCGCTGAATGCTTCCTAATGGAACGTCTCTGACATGAAGtcctaaataaatgtagttctttgtgtttttttgttagtttggGTACACAGTTTCtatgaaacatgacaaataaatcatttgttttctaaatttcAAATGAACTTGTGTGACAGGTTGAAggcaaatgttgtgttttatgtagaACCaccttgattgattgattaattgattcattttcattttttgtataatttaaaaaaactgaaatgtaccCATATCCATTATACACTCCCATCTtacattcagaatcagaatcagaatcagaatcagaaactgtttattgccaagtaacatacattacaaggaacttgctgtggtctgaaggtgctattgtttcaataacaaataagtagaatataaaaagctaaaataagaataagaataagaataaaaataagataagataaataacaacagtgcagtgaccagaatacagtaaagtgtccaggtaaagtgtccagtagggggtgggtgcgttaatgtaatgcaggggggacgggggtgatgtacgttaatataacgtataagtagtgtttgttttcgggggggggggggggggggggtcaatgtaagttcgtcaggttgactgcagaggggaagaaactgtttttgtggcgggaggttttggtcctgatggaccgcagcctcctgccagaggggagggggtcgaacagatggtgtccggggtgggaggggtcggcagcgatcttccctgctcttctcagggtcctggaggagtacaggtcctgaagagatgggaggttgcagccgatcaccctctctgcagagcggatgatacgctgcagtctgcgtctgtccttggtggaggcagcagcgtaccagacggtgatggaggaggtgaggatggactctatgatggcggtgtagaagtgaaccagcattgtttgtggcgTTGTCTGATGAAACAAAGACTAAATCCAAACTTTATGTCTCGACCTTCAGTTCTCTGTCGGTCTgttgctgccctctgctgcctGGGACTGTTAATAGAGTCCTGATCAAAGCATTTCAACCAAAGACAAATGGAGGCCAAGCTTCACATGAAGGTGTCTGTAAGTTACAAAGCTCACAGCACAGTAACTTGTCTGAATGTTTCCCATTCAAAGAAGGCACCAAAGAAAACCCAACTGgactttttccccccaaagtCAAGAATGATCTGTTATACTGTCCCATGCTCATGTTTAaatcatgaaatgtttcatgaatTACCCCTTTTGCCCTTTCTTTGGGAAAAAGATAGAAATATTATTAGCATTATTGTTTAATATTTCGTTTTCTACATGCTTTTAAAAAGAAGGAATGATACCTTATCAGGGATGTAAACACGATTTTAGAAATGTCGAGGTCATTGGTCCAAAAGCTCATCAGCTCAACTGCACCTCCTCAGAAAGATGTTTGACACATAAAAGCATCATCAAAACAAATACTGGACTGGATTTGGTCGACAGACTCTCAAGATTAAAACCCGTTGACCTCCTCGTCCATGTTCTGACTGTAAACTGAACAAACGGGTTtacatgtttcacattttaggTAGTCTGTAATCTTCATAGATTTTGGTGCAGAGCAACAGAGGACAGTAACCCACAAATATTGATTTCTACGTATTTCCCGTTTTTATTGGTCAAAGTCAAAACCCAGACGAGGCGAGAgtacatatttgttttgattgagcAACAAGGCAGCTTGATAAGCCCGGACACGTCGGGCTGAATCGTAACTCTGAGGGTGAGTGCTTCTCGTACATTTCATCCACTTGTATTGACTAATTTGAAAATGAGTTGTCCTTGTAGTAATGGGTTAGTTCATTTGTGCAAGCAATATACTACAACTCACCTaattaaaaaggttttaaattaGACTTATTTCACTGTCTTATGTCAGATCGTGTATTTCTGTTGGGTAACAAAACGATTTCCCATGAACAGACAATCCAATGTCTTTCTTATGATCAAagtcttgtttttccttgtttttgtctcagtAACTCAACATGTGATGTGCTGATATTTCCACCAAGGTTTCATGTCCAGATCCAACAGAgatgttgttctgtgtttcaTCTGCAGATGAAGCTGTCAGTGTTGCTCCTGTTGGCCTGTTGTGAGCTCAACACCAAACCAGGTGAACTGAAGCTGCCATTACAGTATGaaagttcagctgaagttaatatgaagcttcaatagtctgagttagacaaatcaagtgggaATCTTCCAAAGGTCGTCTTTTTAGTAATGCATTTGTTCTAAACTTGTCTTCTCTCAAAAAGCATTACGAATACATTGATTGGTTATTGATGTCTTTTGATTTATACTTAAACATTGACAGTCCTGTCACTGGACCCAAGTCTAGAGGACAAGGTTCCTAAAATCACCGGCAATGGATCAACAACTCAAGCTCTTCCGACTCCTGAGGAGATTGAGAACAAGCTGAACCAGTCTTCCTCTGTCAGCTTTGAGGAAACCAACCTGCAATGGCAGACCTGGGACGGGTCTCTCCCCAACGGGGCAATTTCAATCTACAACGGATATGTTGGACGTGTCGACTATGTTTGCAAATACGGGTGCGAGGCCGGTTTCTACAACCCAGACATGGATCCTTACTGCCACTACCCCTATGCAGGGAAAGAGTATGAGGGCTCCCCTTTTGAGATCCTGGTGAACAAAGACAACTTTGAGTTTATGGAATGGAAGGACGGCTCCTACGGTTCAGTGCCTCCGAATTCAGTCAAGACCTGCTCCAACAGAGACAAATATGTTGGGAAGAACAAGTATGGTCTTGGGAAGGTGCAAGTTATGCATGAGGCCTTCTTCCTTCCCTGGGAAGGTGAAGAGTATTGGTACAAGAGCTACCAGGTCCTGACCTTTACCAAAGATATATACAGCGAGAAAATGTCTGATGTCAAGTACAAGACTGATGGGGTTGAAGTCGTAAAGTATCCTCCAGAGACCATGCGCAAGTCTTCCATTACCAACCGTCAGTGCCAGCCAGTGACGGGGACCGCTAGCCTCTCAAAGACAAACCAAGTGGAACAAAGGTGGGACACCAGCTTTTCCATCACACTGGGTGTCAAGAGTAGCATCACGGCCCAAATCCCCTTAATTGGCTCTACAGGTATTGAGCTAAGTGTGGAGACAACCGTCCAGTTCACCAAAGGGACCACTTATATCGAGTCTACcacccactctgtctctgttcagcACGTCGTCCCACCAAACCACTCCTGCGGCGTCAGTATGGTGGGCTATAAGTACAGTGCAGACATCCCATATACAGCACGCCTCAGCCGCACCTACAGCAACGGGGAGACCACATGGACGTCCATCTCTGGGACGTACAAAAGCGTCCAGATTGGAGAAGTTAAGGCTGAGGTGGATCCCTGTGAGCTTTTACCTGACCCCACACCTTGTGCCTGAGAGAGTAATGGAAGAGGCACCGTGAGATAAAGCATCGGACATACTGCATGTTGTATACCTGTTATGTTTTATATGTCATCATATATTTTATAAGACAATAAAACTACTTGGCATTTAACAATTTCTTTCAAAGTTTTTAATGAATTGTTTTCAAAGCAACaagtaaaatgtattcattgttACATGTTAACTGAACTTGTAATCAAACTAAATCTGTGTCAGTTCACTCAAATATTTAATCAGCCAGATAACAACTACAGATAAATGAGTCTGATATTTATTTCTCA from the Enoplosus armatus isolate fEnoArm2 chromosome 4, fEnoArm2.hap1, whole genome shotgun sequence genome contains:
- the LOC139283734 gene encoding natterin-3-like, which codes for MEAKLHMKVSMKLSVLLLLACCELNTKPVLSLDPSLEDKVPKITGNGSTTQALPTPEEIENKLNQSSSVSFEETNLQWQTWDGSLPNGAISIYNGYVGRVDYVCKYGCEAGFYNPDMDPYCHYPYAGKEYEGSPFEILVNKDNFEFMEWKDGSYGSVPPNSVKTCSNRDKYVGKNKYGLGKVQVMHEAFFLPWEGEEYWYKSYQVLTFTKDIYSEKMSDVKYKTDGVEVVKYPPETMRKSSITNRQCQPVTGTASLSKTNQVEQRWDTSFSITLGVKSSITAQIPLIGSTGIELSVETTVQFTKGTTYIESTTHSVSVQHVVPPNHSCGVSMVGYKYSADIPYTARLSRTYSNGETTWTSISGTYKSVQIGEVKAEVDPCELLPDPTPCA